Part of the Roseobacter litoralis Och 149 genome, CATCATGCGCGTTGGGCGCATAAAGAACACCCGGCGTAATCACATGCTCCACCCCGGTATCCGTTTCGACGATGCGACCGCTGCCCGAAAGGCAATAACACGCCTCAATGTGGTGCTTGTATTCGAGGTCCAGAACCGTGCCTGGCATCACTTTGGTCTCGGTCATGGAAAATCCCATACCGTCAGATTTCACCAAAAGCCGCAGGCTGCTCCAGCCCGGACCCGCCGCATCGCGCGC contains:
- a CDS encoding ectoine synthase — translated: MIVVDKKDLLGTARDAAGPGWSSLRLLVKSDGMGFSMTETKVMPGTVLDLEYKHHIEACYCLSGSGRIVETDTGVEHVITPGVLYAPNAHDAHQVIVEGDVPFHLICVFSPALQGDEVHGPDGSYASS